CGACCTGCCCACCCTGCTGCGCGAGGCGGACATCATCTCCGTGCACCTGCCGCGCACCCCGGAGACGCTGGGGCTGATCGGCGTGGAGGAGCTGAAGACGGTCAAGCCGAACCTGATCGTGGTCAACGCCGCGCGGGGCGGTCTGATCGACGAGCAGGCGCTGGCCGACGCGCTCGCCGAGGGCCGGGTGGCCGGTGCCGGCATCGACGTTTACGTCAAGGAGCCGATCGACCCGGCGAACCCGCTGCTGACCGCGCCGAACGTGGTGCTGACCCCGCACCTCGGCGCGTCCACCGCCGAGGCCCAGGACAAGGCCGGCACCGCGGTGGCCCGCTCGGTGAAGCTGGCCCTGCGCGGCGAGTTCGTCCCGGACGCCGTCAACGTCCAGGCCACCGGCCCGGTCCCGGACGACGTCCGGCCGTGGATCCCGCTGGTCACCCGGCTCGGCAGCATCCTGACCGCGGTCGCCGGCGCCGTGCCGGTCTCGGTCGCGGTGGAGGTCCGCGGCGACCTGGCCGGGGTCGACACCTCGATCCTGCAGCTCGCCGCTGTCCGCGGGATCTTCGGCCCGGTGATCACCGACGCCGTCACCTTCGTCAACGCGCCGTCGCTGGCCGCCGAGCACGGGCTCACCCTGTCCGGCAGCTCGACCCCGGAGATCGGTGACTACCGGTCCACCGTGACCTTGCGCGCCGCGATGTCCGACGGTGCCGTCCGGTCGGTGTCCGGCACGCTGTCCGGGCAGGCACAGGTGGCCAAGCTGGTCGAGATCAACGGCCGGCACTTCGATCTGCGCGCCGAGGGCAACCTGCTGGTGATGGCCTACGCCGACCGCCCGGGCGTGATGGGCGCCGTCGGCGCCGCGCTCGGCACCGCCGGCATCAACATCCTGGCCGCGCAGATCTCGCAGGAGATCTCCGGGCACGCCTCGATCATGGTGCTGCGGGTCGAGCCGCTGCCCGCCCCCGAGCTGCTGGAGACCATCGGGGAATCCATCGAGGCCAGCGCCGTGCGGGGCATCCCCGCCTCCTGACCCACCCCCACCTACCCCACCCCCGTCCCGCGCGAGGATCAAGATCGCAGACACGCCAGATCACACTGTTTTTGTGACGGGTGGGACCGGAGTCAACGACTTCGTACGCGCGGAGGAAGTTGATCCGCGCGAGGGGCCGGGGTCGGGGCAGGGCGTGGGGTGGAGTCGGTGGTGGGTGGCGGAACCGGACAGAGCAGGCGATACGGCCGTCCGGAGTCGCGGGACGAGGACCTCGGCAAGAAAATCTTCACCCCATCGGAGCAGCTGAACGCGTCGGGTGGCCACTCATGGAGCACGGGCGGTTACTCTTCGCAGGACATACCAAACCTCCCACCGCTTCCGGGGTGGGAGCATCCGTGCGCACCGGCATCACAGGACAGGGAAACGATGAAGCTGGCGGTCATTCCTGGAGACGGAATCGGTCCTGAGGTCGTCGCGGAAGGGCTCAAGGTGCTGACCGGCGTGCTGCCGTCGGTCGAGACCACCACCTACGACCTGGGTGCCGCCCGCTGGCACCGCACCGGCGAGCTGTTGCCGGACTCGGTGCTGCGCGAGCTGCGCCAGCACGACGCGATCCTGCTCGGTGCGGTCGGCGACCCGACGGTGCCGTCCGGGATCCTGGAGCGCGGACTGCTGCTGCGCCTGCGGTTCGAGCTCGACCACTGCGTGAACCTGCGCCCGGCCCGCCTGTACCCGGGTGTGCCCGGACCGCTGGCAGGTGACCAGGCCGTCGACCTGATGGTGGTCCGCGAGGGCACCGAGGGTCCGTACGTCGGCAACGGCGGCCTGCTGCGCAAGGACACCCCGCAGGAGATCGCCACCGAGGTCTCGCTCAACACCTACTTCGGCGTGGAGCGCGTCGTCCGCGACGCCTTCGCCCGCGCCATGCGCCGGCCGCGCCGGCATCTGACCCTGGTGCACAAGACCAACGTGCTGGTGCACGCCGGCCAGCTGTGGAGCCGGGTGGTGGAGGAGGTGTCGATGGAGTTCCCCGACGTCTCCGTCTCTTACACGCACGTCGACTCCGCGATGATCTACCTGGTCACCGACCCGGGCCGGTTCGACGTGGTGGTCACCGACAACCTGTTCGGCGACATCCTCACCGACCTCGCCGCGGCCGTCTCCGGCGGTATCGGTCTGGCCGCCTCCGGCAACCTGGACCCGTCGAAGGCGAACCCGAGCATGTTTGAGCCGGTGCACGGCTCGGCCCCGGACATCGCCGGCACCGGCCAGGCCGACCCGACCGCGACCGTGCTCTCGGTCGGTCTGCTGCTCGACCACCTCGGGCTGCCGGACGCCGCCCGCCGGGTCGAGGCCGCGGTGGCCTTCGACCTCGCCACCCGCCAGCCCGGATCGATCGGCCGCACCTCGGCCATCGGCGACCGCCTGGCGGCTCTCGCCGCCAGCTGACGGCTCGCTCTCTCCAGTTCGGCCGGAGGCGTTCCGGGCAGTACCGTCGGTCGTGACACACCGTTGTCGCCGGGGTCGCCGTCCTGATCGGGGGTCGCGGTCGGTGCGGTGGTCACCGCCGCCACCGTCGCCGTCCGGCCACCCACGGGTGTCCTCCAGGAGTCCCGATGTCCACCCCCACCGCACTGAACCCGGCCGTCCCGGATGTCGCCGGCGCGGTCGCCGGCCGCACCGCGGAAAAGATCCTGTCCCCGCTCGGCGACGACTTCCACGTCTTCGATACCACCCTGCGGGACGGCGCGCAGCGTGAGGGCATCACCTACTCGGTGACCGACAAGCTGGCGGTGGCCGGGCTGCTGGACGAGCTCGGGGTCGGGTTCATCGAAGGCGGCTGGCCGGGGGCGATGCCCAAGGACACGGAGTTCTTCGCACGGGCCGCCGATGGCGAGCTGGATCTGCGGACCGCGCAGCTGGTGGCGTTCGGCGCCACCCGCAAGGCCGGGATCAAGGTCGCCGACGACCGCCAGGTCCGGGCTCTGCTGGACTCCCGGGCACCGGTGATCACCCTGGTCGCGAAGTCCGATCCGCGGCACGTGGAGCGCGCACTGCGCACCACCCTCGAGGAGAACCTGGCCATGGTGGCGGACACGGTCCGCTACCTCAC
This region of Nakamurella alba genomic DNA includes:
- a CDS encoding 3-isopropylmalate dehydrogenase, with protein sequence MKLAVIPGDGIGPEVVAEGLKVLTGVLPSVETTTYDLGAARWHRTGELLPDSVLRELRQHDAILLGAVGDPTVPSGILERGLLLRLRFELDHCVNLRPARLYPGVPGPLAGDQAVDLMVVREGTEGPYVGNGGLLRKDTPQEIATEVSLNTYFGVERVVRDAFARAMRRPRRHLTLVHKTNVLVHAGQLWSRVVEEVSMEFPDVSVSYTHVDSAMIYLVTDPGRFDVVVTDNLFGDILTDLAAAVSGGIGLAASGNLDPSKANPSMFEPVHGSAPDIAGTGQADPTATVLSVGLLLDHLGLPDAARRVEAAVAFDLATRQPGSIGRTSAIGDRLAALAAS
- the serA gene encoding phosphoglycerate dehydrogenase codes for the protein MPQPVVLIAEKLAQSAMDVLGSEFDIRYVDGADRSALLPALAEADAVLIRSATTIDAEALAAAPQLKVVARAGIGLDNVDVPACTARGVLVVNAPQSNIVTAAEHALALLLSVARQIPAAHASMVAGQWKRSSFSGVEIAEKTVGVVGLGRIGQLFASRIAAFGTNVIAYDPYLQPARAASLGVQLVDLPTLLREADIISVHLPRTPETLGLIGVEELKTVKPNLIVVNAARGGLIDEQALADALAEGRVAGAGIDVYVKEPIDPANPLLTAPNVVLTPHLGASTAEAQDKAGTAVARSVKLALRGEFVPDAVNVQATGPVPDDVRPWIPLVTRLGSILTAVAGAVPVSVAVEVRGDLAGVDTSILQLAAVRGIFGPVITDAVTFVNAPSLAAEHGLTLSGSSTPEIGDYRSTVTLRAAMSDGAVRSVSGTLSGQAQVAKLVEINGRHFDLRAEGNLLVMAYADRPGVMGAVGAALGTAGINILAAQISQEISGHASIMVLRVEPLPAPELLETIGESIEASAVRGIPAS